DNA from Acidobacteriota bacterium:
TTTCCGATTGCACTGAAGCCGCATGAATCCCGGCAAGTAGAGATTTATTTTTCGATGACGCTGCGCGGACAGATTGTTTATCCGCGTGCCGTTCATGCTGCGCACAACTACGGATACAACCGCCAGACAGCAGCATTGGAATCAGAGATCATCGGTTACCGTACTTACGGCGGCTTTTTCCTGGATATTGAAGGCCGTGTCGCTGGCCACATGGGGCTTTACAATGACCTGAACGGGTATCTGGCGGCACATAGGAATTTTGCCGTGGGCGGGGATATCTTTCACATCGGCGATACACTTGGACTAGGCGGTATTTTCCTTAAACGGGATGGCACAATTTACCGTCCGTCGATGAATATGCCCGACTACGCGAACAAGCCTTCGGCTGAGAATGTTCCGCATTACCGGGTGGTGGCGGATGGGCCGCTCCGAGCCATCATTGAGGCGACTCTCGACCATTGGAAGGTTGGCGAGGATGAGGTTGCCGTTCGGGCGAGGTACAGCATCGATTCGGGGGACGCATTTGTGCGTTGCAGGGTCCGAATCACTCCAGTTAGAATGCGCCAGGAAGACGTTTATCAAGTGGGTGCGGGCGTACGCGAGCTACCACAGGAAGAGACAGCCAAAGAATCCGGGTTGCTCCTGTTGAGTGGCAGCCAGCAGCAGCAAACCGGCCGGCTGGGATTGGCGCTATATTTCAATCCTGAGACGGCATTCGCCTCTACGCCGATTACCACGCCGGAGGGGAAGAATGAGGTCGCCGTCTTCAAGAAAACGCTGAGCTGCGGCGCATCGTTTGAAGAAGAATATGCCGTTGCCGGGGCGTGGGAGAAAAGCGGCATCACAGACTTGCTCCATTATCTTACGAGCCTGCAATCCCGCGTGAACGTCCGGGTTGTGGTCAGCGATGGGCGGCTGGAGCAAACGCCGCAACCGCAACGGATAGAAGGGGAAGCTTACTGAGCATCTACCGCCTGTGAAGCTTTCGGCATGAACCATCATGATCATTGATGCGCACGTCCATATCGGAAAGTCCGCTCGGCTCCAGATCAGCGTCAATGGCGAGTTCCTGGTCAGCGTGGCGGACGAAATGGGATTTGACAAAATCTGCTGTACAGACCTGACTGCGCTTTTCTACGACATGCATGAGGGCAATCAGAGGCTCTATGAGGAAATGTGCCGCTTCCCTGATCGTATTGTCGGGTATGCCAGCCTCCATTCCACGCGCTATGGACCTGAAGCCCTCGATAACCTGAAGCGCTGCCACGAAGTCTACGGCATGAAGGGGCTCAAAATATACTCCACGCCGGAGGCGAGCATCGCCGAGCCCTGGACAATTC
Protein-coding regions in this window:
- a CDS encoding DUF4861 domain-containing protein is translated as MALHAVWDRGKWPVGRKEWCKLCPLIGRKENWMLRKMSIWFALALAVAQAALYGAPPAEDWVLPNFAQRLDLTITNPGSTPVDTLVTLPVAGLQKVALGFPGSLAIAVVKDEPGSEYPVMVVPSQADDLDGDGMADEFEFPIALKPHESRQVEIYFSMTLRGQIVYPRAVHAAHNYGYNRQTAALESEIIGYRTYGGFFLDIEGRVAGHMGLYNDLNGYLAAHRNFAVGGDIFHIGDTLGLGGIFLKRDGTIYRPSMNMPDYANKPSAENVPHYRVVADGPLRAIIEATLDHWKVGEDEVAVRARYSIDSGDAFVRCRVRITPVRMRQEDVYQVGAGVRELPQEETAKESGLLLLSGSQQQQTGRLGLALYFNPETAFASTPITTPEGKNEVAVFKKTLSCGASFEEEYAVAGAWEKSGITDLLHYLTSLQSRVNVRVVVSDGRLEQTPQPQRIEGEAY